A segment of the Oceanotoga teriensis genome:
ACCGAATCTTTTATTTTTGCACCTTTTTCTACTATTACACCTTGAAATATGACAGAATTTTCAACTTCTCCATAAATTTCTGCACCTTCACTTACAAAGCTTTTTATAACATTAGCTTTATCAGAAATAAAAGCTGGCGGTAATTCTTCGGATTGAGTATATACTTTCCAATTTTTATCATGAAGGTCTAAAGGGGGTAATGGTCCCAATATTTCTAAATTACAATCAAGATATGAACTTATAGTTCCCACATCTCTCCAATATCCTTCAAAATTATACGCATATAAATTTGAATTGTTTTTTAATATCGATGGTATTATATTTTTTCCAAAATCATGATCAGATTCTGTTGATGATGCATCTTTCATCAAAGCTTTTTTCAAAAAGTCCCAAGAAAATACGTATATTCCCAATGAAGCTAATGTTCCTTTTGGTTCTTTAGGTTTTTCTTGAAATTCTCTTATTTTATTAAATGGATCTGTAACCATTATCCCAAATCTATTAGCTTCTGATACAGGTACTTCCATACAAGCAATAGTACAATCTGCAGATTTTTCTATATGATAATCAATTATATCATTATAATCCATTCTATATACATGGTCACCAGATAATATTATAACAAAATCAGGTTTATATTTATCTATAAATTCTATATTTTGATATACAGCATCTGCTGTTCCTTCATACCATGAAGTATCAGATCTACTTAAATATGGTGGCAGTACATAAAGACCTCCATCTTTTATATCTAAGTCCCATGGTTTTCCTATTCCAAGATGATCTACAAGTTGATGAGGCATGTATTGAGTTACAACACCTACAGTGTTTATACCAGAATTAACACAATTACTTATTGCAAAATCTATAATTCTGTATTTTCCACCAAATGGAACAGCTGGTTTTGCAAGATTATTAGTTATAACTCCCAATCTTGTTCCTTGACCACCTGCAAGTATTAATGCGAGAACTTTCATAGAATCCCTCCCACTTTATATAACAGTTCCTTTTTCTATTATATTAATATTTGATTTTATACTTTCAATTGTTTTTCCTTCTCTTATTTTTACATCTTTATCTATTATTATATCTTTTATATGACTTCCTTCTTCTATAATTGTATCTTGTAATACTATAGAATTTTCTATGACAGCACCAGCTTTTACTATTACACCTCTTGAAAGTATTGAATTTTTTACTATTCCATTTATTATACATCCATCCGCTATAAATGAATTTGATACTTCTGCATTTATATTTATTTTTGGAGGAGCAAAATCTTTTAATTTTGTATATATTTTTCTTCCAGAATAAAACAATTCTTTTCTCACTTCATAATTTAGTATATCCATATTAGTATCATAATATTCTTTTACTGATTTTTTTATATTTCTCCAATATCCTTCAAAATTATATGAGTATACTCTTAATCTTTTTAAATTTGGAACTATTATATCCATCAGAAGATCATTTCTTTTATCTTTAGGCGATGAGTAAAGTAATTCCATCAATAAAGCTTTGTTTATAAAATAAACTCCTGTAAATATTTTATCGGATATTTTTTCATCTATTTTTTCTTTTATATCAATTATTTTATTTTCTTTATTCACTTTTATTTGACCATATTCAGCTATATCATAACTTTCCTTATGTTCTTTTGTTATTAAGGTTATATCTGCACCATTTCTTATGTGAAATTTGTATAATTTTTTAAAATCTATATTATATATATGATCTCCAGATCCTATTAAAACGAAGTCTTCTTCAGCTCTTTTTAATAATGTCATATTTTGAAATATTGCATCTGCGGTGCCTTCGTAAAACATGCTATCATTGAAACTTGATAAAAATGGTTGAAGTATAAACATACCTCCCCTTTTTCTATCGAGATTCCATTCTTTTCCACTTCCTAAATGGTCCATCAATGATCTTGGATTGTATTGAGTTAATACTCCAACTTTATTTATTCCTGAATTAACCATATTACTTAAAGTAAAATCTATTGCCCTATACTTTCCAAATACAGGAACAGCTGCAGATGTCCTTTTTTTAGTTAATTTTTCTAATTTATTTCCACTTGAGCCTGATAATATTAAACCTAATACTTTCATTATTTCACCTCATTTATATTCTAAACCATAAACATTTCAAATATAAGCTTTCAGGTATTTGTATTATCCAAGGGTGGTCTAATGATTGATATGTCATACCCAATACCTGTATGGTTTTTTGTAAAGGTTCATAAGCTTTTCGAGTAGCTTCTATTAAGAAATCTATATCTGCTTGATATGCACAACTACATACACCCATTATTCCATTTTCTTTTAAATGTGGTGCCGATTGTTCTATTATTTTTTTGAATATTCCTATTCCTTTTTGTCTTTCAGATTTTTTCTTTATTAAAGAAGGTGGATCTAATATTATAATATCAAATTTTTCTCCTTCATAATTTTCAATATATTTCAAAAAATCTGTATTAATAAATTTAACATTTTTTATTTTATTTAATTCAGCATTTTTTATTCCAGTTTGATATGAATGTTCATCTTTATCTATAGCTATGACTTCTTCAGCTCCAGAAACAGCAGCATTAAATGCAAAACCGCCAGTATATGTATATGCATCCAATACTCTATCTCCATTTTTAGTGAGTGTTTGTAAAAATTTTCTTGAATCTCTTTGATCAAAGAAAAATCCTGTTTTTTGTCCTTTTTTTATATCTACATAATAATTTATTTTGTGTTCTTTTATTATTATTTCATCTGGGGGTGTTTCTCCATATATAGTTCCAACATTTCTTTTTATATCTTCATTTACAGTTGTTTCAAAATCACTTCTTTCATATATTCCTTTAGGTTTTAATATTTTTATGAGTGCATTAGTTATATAGTTTTTGTATAATTCCATCCCTTTATTTCTTATTTGAATAACTAAAAACTCTTTATACTTGTCTATTAATACTCCCGGCAGTCCATCAGCTTCTGCATGTATAAGACGATAACTGTCAGTTTTTAAACTTTCTCTTTTTTTATAAGCTGTTAATATTTTACTTTCAAAAAACCTTTCATCTATTTCTTGATCTTTTATACTTAACATTTTTACAGATATATTTCCTTTAGAGTATATTCCTTTGCCAAGAAATTGAGAGTCTGAAGAGAATACATTACATATTTCTCCTTCTTTTCTGTCTCCTTCTATATTCTTTATTTCATCTTCAAATATCCATGGATAATTATTTTTTATTTTTCTGTCTTTTTTGTTTTTTAAAAATATTAAAAGCATTTTTTTCTCCTTAAAGATCTTTTTGTGTGTTTAATTTATATTCTATTATTTCTTCTTCATTAAAAAATATTTTGAGTTCTCTTTCTGCACTCACAGGAGAATCAGAAGCGTGAACTATATTTTTCCCAACAGTTAATCCATATTCTCCTCTTATACTTCCTGGAGAAGATTTCAAAGGATCTGCGACTCCAATTATATGTCTTACCATATCTATTGCTCTTGGACCTTCAACTATCATTAGAATTACTGGACCGGATTTTATGAAATCTATTAATTCTTCATAAAAAGCTTTTCCTTCATGTTCTTTGTAAAGTTCTTCGGCTTCATTTTCTGTTATATTTTTTAGTTTTAAAGCTGTTATTTTTAACTCTCTTTTTTCCAATCTTGTTATTATTTCACCTATTATTCCTCGTCTTACAGAATTTGGTTTGATCATAACAAATTCTCTTTCATATTCCATTTTATCCCCCCTCTTCGAGATTACCATCTATCAAATTGAAAGTTTTATCGGAATATTTTTTTACATTTTCATCATGCGTCGCTATTATTATTAATTTATTTTTTTTATACTGGCTTATTATGTTATATATTATTTCTTTATTTTTAGTATCTAATGATGCTGTTGGTTCATCACATAATATTATTTTTGTATCAGCTATAAGTGTTCTTATAAATGAAACCCTTTGAGCTTCTCCACCAGATATTTGGTCTGGATAATTATTTTTTATATGATATATCCCCATTTCTTTTAATAATTCATATATTTTTTCATCATCATCTTCATTTTTTATAAGTTGCGATATTTTTATGTTTTCATATATACTTAATTCTTTTATCAAATTATGTGTTTGAAATAAAAAGCCTACTTTTAAATTATCTTTTTTTATTATATTTTTATTTTTATCCTTTATTAATCCGCCAAGTAAATATAATAAAGTTGATTTTCCACTTCCAGATGGTCCATATATAGAATACAATTGGTTTTCTTGGAAATGTACATTTATATTTTTTAAAATTATATTTTTTTTATAGGCAAAATTTAAATTTTTTACTTTTAATATAGTTTCAGTCATCATTTCTTATCGCCTCTATCGTATCTATTTTTAATATTATTTTTGATGATATAAATGAAAAAATATATGTAATAATAACATTTATTATAAAGGCAATAATTAGTATTTTTATATTTATATTTATTGGTAAATATTCTAAATAAAATATGCTTATAGGCAATGGTATTTTTATAAAATTTAAAACTATTACAGTTATTAAACCAAATATCATTCCTATTAAGTATCCAAATAAAGCTATTATTTGAGATTGATATAAAAATATTTTTTTTATATTTTTTTTCTTCATACCTAAAGAATTAAATATACCTATTTCTTTTTTTTTATTTAGTATACTATAAGTTATTGAATTGCTGGTTGTAAACCCTGTCATTAAAAATATAAAAAAAGTTATTATAAAGGCTAAATAACTATCTACTTGAACTGTTTTCATCAAAGATTCGTTGGATTCTTGCCAAGTCATAGCATTTGTATTTTCAAAATATTTTTCTTTTATTTTTAAGGCTTTTTTTGGTTCTTTTATATAATACCCTGTATATTTTTTTATGTCTTTATTTTTTTGAATTATATAATTAGAATCAAACAAAGATACCCCAGATTTAAAAACTCCATCTATTGTTATTTCTTTGTATATTGGTATTATCCCTTTTATCTGATATATTTTCAATTTATTTTCTTTTAAGTTCAAATTATTCATCAATGTATTTCCTATTATATTGTTACCAGATTCATTTGTGTTTAAAAGTTTATTTATAGGTGTTAAATTATCTGTTTCTAAAATATTTATATTGATTATTTTTCCATTATTCATAATAAAAGCTGGAGTTATATCAAAATTTATCTTTTCTTCTATTTCTTGAAATTCTTTTGCTTCATAATAATTTGTTATTATATGTGGGTAAAAATCTGTTATAGATTTAATTAGAGTTTGATCAAATCCATTTATTATAGAGGTTATTATTATTAATCCCCAAACAGATATAGCAATTGAGTAGAGTGTAAATCTATAATCTTTTTTTGATTTTTTTAAGAATCCTTTTATTATTATAAATAATAGTTTTCTTTCTTTTTTATTCATTCATTATCACCAATGCATCATAAGGTGTAGTATCTATTAAATTATCTGAGAAAAATTTTATTAATTCTAAATAATATTCATCATTATTTATTATCTTAAATTCTTTTTCATAATGTTTTTCGAGATCTTCTTTTATTTTTTCTATTTTTTGATTGTTTTTAGAAAATATATAAGATACTTTATTTTCTATTTGAAAATCTATTTTCTTATCTAATATTTTTATTTGATATCCTTTTTCTTTCCAATTGTTGAATATATAAGTATAAAAACTGTATGCATTATTTTCATAATTTTTTGTAAATAATAACCATAATTGTTTTTCATTTTCTTCTGGATCTTTAAACTTAGATATTTTATATTTAAATTCATCTATATTATGTTCATCTATAAGAACATAATTACCTTCAAGTTTTATAGGTAATTGCATAAATGTTAAATTTGAACTTTTTAATTTGCCATAAAGATTTAACATTTCATATATTTCAAATGTATTTGTTGTTTTTTCATTGACTGTTTTCACTAATTCTAAAAGAGTAAAAAAACCTCTTTCTTGTGCAGTTTTCAACATAGCAAATAAAGCTTGTTTTTGTCTTTCTATTCTTCCTATATCTCCATATTCATCATGTCTAAATCTTACATAAGATAATAATTCGCTACCATTTAAATTATTATATCCTCTTTTAAAATTTATATTCAAATTTTGATGATAATCTTGATAAAACATGTCTTTTTCTACAAATATTTTTACGGGAGAAATTATATCTCCTATTTCTTTAAAAATAGAATAATTAAATATTACATATTTTTGTGGTCTAATACCAGAAATATTCTCTATTTCATCAAATAGTCTTTCTATTCCAAAGTGTTCATAAACAGAATTTATTTTTCTTTCTTCATTGTTTATTTTTATTATTAAATCCCTTGGAATAGGTGTTAAAAGCGTTTTACCTTTTTCATCTATACTAACAAGTATTAAAGTATCTGTTCTTGATACTCCACTTTCTTCTGAATCAACCCCTATAGCTAAAAAATATAGAGGATATTTCAAAGTTGTTTTTATTGAAAAGTTTGTGTACAAAGAAAATATTATTGATATTATTAATATAATTAGCAGGGAAAGTGTTGCTATCCCTGCAATTTTTCTAGTCAAAAGTATCACTCCAATATTGTTTTTATTAAGTCATATACTTTTTGATCTATATAGTTTCTTTTATAAGTTTGATCGCCTACATTAACAATCATAGGTTTGTTGAATATCGTTTTTAAAGTTAACTTATCATAGTCAGTTATAGAATAATTATTAAACGCGCTTATCAAAGCATACACAGATTCATCTGTTAGATTAGTTTCTCTGTCATATTTTCTTATAACATCTCTATATTTTCCTATGAATAATGATTGAATAGGATTTATATTGCTAAATTTTAAAGCTGTTATAAATCCATCAATATCTTCTGAAGGTTTATTCAATAATTCTGTAAATTCTTTTATTAGATCTATATTTAAATTTATATAATATTTAAAATCTGATTTTAAATTAAATTGATTTAAAAATTCATCTGTAGCTATTATTAAACTTTTATTGTTTATATTTTTATTTGTATCTGGGAAAGTACTATTATTAGGTATTTTAGTTATTTGAATTCTTTTATTATCATTTATAACTCTTATAAAATATAAATCATCTTCATATGATATTGCATAAGTATTTTTAGATGCTTTTAATGGTTCTGAATTATTTATTTTGAAATATTTGTATCCAAAAAAACCTATAATTGCTATAAGTATTAATATGATAATTAACAACCATAATTTTCCTTTTGATTTTTTCTTTTTACTTCCTAAATATATATTTGCCATTTAAATCTGCACCTCCAGGACATGTTTATTCCAATATTCTATAGTTTCGTCTAATATCAATAACCTATTTTTTAATGCATAAGTTATTTTTCCTTTCATTACATAATTGTATGCTTCATCTAAAGATTTTTCAGATATTTTTCTTAATTCCTCAACTCCTTTATAATCCCTTGTTTGTTCAGCTGAATCAGAAATCACCAAAGCTTTTGTTATATCATTGGAATTGATACATCCAGAAGTATGATAATATATTGCCTGATATATTTCTTCGTCTAATTCATATTTTTCTTTTAAATATAGAGCTGCTATCTTACCATGTAATAACAATGGATAGTTTATTTCATACATTTTTAAATTTAATTTATATTTTTTTGCTTGCTCCATAAGTGTCTTAGAATTTTTTTCTCTGAAAATATCATGGCCTAAAGCTGCTATTTCACATTTTTTTGAATCTAAAGAAAATATTTTTGAAAGTTTTTCTATATAGTCTTTCACAGAATAAACGTGTTTTAATCTTCTTTCACTTAAATTTTCTTCTATTTCTTTTTTTATAAAATCTATTTCATTCATTATTTAAACACCGCCAAATTCACTTTACATATATTACCATTTCTTATATTCTAATTTATCTTCTAAATGTTCTTCAAATCTTGCAATAATAAATAATAAATCAGAAAGTCTGTTAACATATTTGTTCAACTGTTCGGGAACTTGCGACACTTTAGAAAGAGAAATTATTCTTCTTTCAGCTCTTCTTGCAATTGTTCTACAAACATCTAATTTTGATGATTGAATAGTATTGCCAGGTATTACAAATCCTTTTAAATTTAATCTTGTTTCATATTTATATACATATTGAGTTATTTTTTCAACATCACTTTCTTCTATTGGTTTTACATAAAGTTTATCTTTGGATGCCAATTGTCCAGCAACCCGAAACAAATCGTTTTGTATATCTATAAGTATTTCTTTTATTTCATGTGATTTGACATAATGTTTTGATTCTCCAATATGAGAATTCAGTTCGTCTATAGTTCCATAAGACTCTACTCTTATATCATCTTTCCAAACTCTTTCTCCACTCCAAAGGCTTGTTTGACCTTTATCTCCTTTTTTTGTAGAAATAGACATTTTTTCACCTCCAAAGTAATTATATCAAAAAAGGGAGGGTTTTATATAGGCCCTCCCTTTAATTTTTTTTTAATTTATTCTTCAACTTTGAATTCTTCAACTATTTTATTCTGTATATCAGGACTAATTTCCATATAGTGAGAGAATTTCATATTAAAATACCCTTTTCCTGAACTTAAAGAGTTTAATCGTGGTGAAAAATCCATCATTTCAGCTAATGGTATTTCAGCATTTATTTTATCAGTTCCTTTACCTACAGCTTCCATACCCATCGGCCTTCCTCTTTTAGCAGTAACCTCTCCCATTACATCTCCTGTATACTCGTTAGGTACAAAAACTTCAACAGACATTATAGGTTCGAGTAATACTGGTGATGCATTCTTAACTGCTTCCTTAAAAGCACTTCTAGCTGCTATTTGAAAGGCTATATCAGATGAGTCAACAGCATGATAGGAACCATCATATAATGTAACTTTAACATCAACAACTGGGAAACCTGCTAAAACTCCATTTTTTAAGGCTTCTTTTATTCCTTTATCTACAGATGGTATGAAGTTTTTTGGAATAACTCCACCGACTATTTTGTCTACAAATTCATACCCTGTACCTCTTTCTAAAGGTTCTATTTCAAGTTTAACATGTCCATATTGCCCATGACCACCAGTCTGTTTTTTATGTTTATATTCAGCTTTCATAGGTTTTTTTATCGTTTCTCTATAAGCTATTTTGGGTTTGCCAACTTCAAAATCAACGCCAAAATTCTTTTTTAATTTTTCTAACATAACTTCAAGATGCACTTCACCTATTCCATTTACTATGGTTTCTCCAGTTTCTGCATCATATTCCCAAGTAAATGTTTTATCAGATTCCGAAAGTTTTTGAAGTGATGAGGTTATTTTATCTATTTCATTTTTTGATTTTGGATTTATAGACTTACTTATCATTGGTTCTGGATATTCTGGTATCATAACTTTTTTATCTTCATTTTTTTCTCTCAATGTATAACCTATTTTACAGCTTTTTAATTTAGGAATTAATATTATATCTCCTGCAGATGCTTCTTCAATTTCTTCATTTTTTTCTAATCCTGGTAAATATATATGTGCTGTTTTTTCTATTTTTTCTTCATCTACAACATATAAATTTGAAACTGATTTCATCTTTCCACTCAATATTCTTATATATGATATTCTTCCTACAAAAGGATCTACATCATTTTTTATTACCATTCCTATCATTTCAGCATCTTCAACAGGTTTTATTGTTTCTCCATCTTCAAATTCAAAAGTCCTTTCATTAGAAGCCATACCGAATTTTTTTACAGCATTTAATATTCTATCTACACCTATATTCTGTAATGCAGAACCACCTAATACAGGTATTATTTGGTCACTTTCTAATGAATTATGTAGAGATTGAAGAAGTTCTTCCGCACTTATAGATTCTTCTCCACCTTCAAAATATTTTTCCATAAGACTTTCATTTGTTTCAACTATATCTTCTATCAATTCTGAATGATATTTTTCAAAATATTCTTTTGCTTCTTCTTCTATTCCATCTATTTCTTTTGCTTTTCCAGAAAAATCTTTTTCATATATATAAGATTTCTTTGTTAATAAATTTACAAGTCCTTTGAAATTTTCTCCTTCGCCTATTGGAATTTGAAAAGGTACTAATTTTGCTCCATCTTCAAATTTTTCTTTCAATTCTTCTATAACTTTTCCATATTTTACTCCTTCTTTGTCTAGTCCATTAACAAAGAAAATAACAGGTTTGTTCATCTCTTTTGCTACTTTATAAACTCTTTCTGTAGTAACTTCTATTCCTGATGCCGCATTAATTACAAGTAATACATTATCTACTGCATTTATTGCTGTATTTATATCCCCTAAAAAATCTGCCGATCCTGGTGTGTCTATAAAAAAAGTTCTTATATCTTGATAATTTATAGTTATAATATGATTTGTAAATGTAGATTTTTTCTGTTTTTCAATTTCATCTTTGTCTAAATATCTTTGTCCAATTCTATCAACACCATAATATTCTTTTAAAAGTGCGTCCATTATAGTAGTTTTACCACAAAGATGATGTCCAAATACCCCTATTATTCTTTTCTGGGAAGAAGATAGATTCCCCATAAGTTCCCCACCTCCAACTTTTTATTTTTATTCTTTAGTATAAACACTTAGAAAGACTGGTATATAATCTCTCAATCT
Coding sequences within it:
- a CDS encoding ATP-binding cassette domain-containing protein, with translation MMTETILKVKNLNFAYKKNIILKNINVHFQENQLYSIYGPSGSGKSTLLYLLGGLIKDKNKNIIKKDNLKVGFLFQTHNLIKELSIYENIKISQLIKNEDDDEKIYELLKEMGIYHIKNNYPDQISGGEAQRVSFIRTLIADTKIILCDEPTASLDTKNKEIIYNIISQYKKNKLIIIATHDENVKKYSDKTFNLIDGNLEEGG
- a CDS encoding class I SAM-dependent rRNA methyltransferase, yielding MLLIFLKNKKDRKIKNNYPWIFEDEIKNIEGDRKEGEICNVFSSDSQFLGKGIYSKGNISVKMLSIKDQEIDERFFESKILTAYKKRESLKTDSYRLIHAEADGLPGVLIDKYKEFLVIQIRNKGMELYKNYITNALIKILKPKGIYERSDFETTVNEDIKRNVGTIYGETPPDEIIIKEHKINYYVDIKKGQKTGFFFDQRDSRKFLQTLTKNGDRVLDAYTYTGGFAFNAAVSGAEEVIAIDKDEHSYQTGIKNAELNKIKNVKFINTDFLKYIENYEGEKFDIIILDPPSLIKKKSERQKGIGIFKKIIEQSAPHLKENGIMGVCSCAYQADIDFLIEATRKAYEPLQKTIQVLGMTYQSLDHPWIIQIPESLYLKCLWFRI
- a CDS encoding glucose-1-phosphate adenylyltransferase, which produces MKVLALILAGGQGTRLGVITNNLAKPAVPFGGKYRIIDFAISNCVNSGINTVGVVTQYMPHQLVDHLGIGKPWDLDIKDGGLYVLPPYLSRSDTSWYEGTADAVYQNIEFIDKYKPDFVIILSGDHVYRMDYNDIIDYHIEKSADCTIACMEVPVSEANRFGIMVTDPFNKIREFQEKPKEPKGTLASLGIYVFSWDFLKKALMKDASSTESDHDFGKNIIPSILKNNSNLYAYNFEGYWRDVGTISSYLDCNLEILGPLPPLDLHDKNWKVYTQSEELPPAFISDKANVIKSFVSEGAEIYGEVENSVIFQGVIVEKGAKIKDSVIMNRVKVGKETIINKSIIASSTVVGDKCEIGLKEYKVSKINKEIYNSDITLIGFNTNIPDKTIIGKNCVIDNFVDLKELNIKNLNSGEGIINEF
- the glgD gene encoding glucose-1-phosphate adenylyltransferase subunit GlgD — protein: MKVLGLILSGSSGNKLEKLTKKRTSAAVPVFGKYRAIDFTLSNMVNSGINKVGVLTQYNPRSLMDHLGSGKEWNLDRKRGGMFILQPFLSSFNDSMFYEGTADAIFQNMTLLKRAEEDFVLIGSGDHIYNIDFKKLYKFHIRNGADITLITKEHKESYDIAEYGQIKVNKENKIIDIKEKIDEKISDKIFTGVYFINKALLMELLYSSPKDKRNDLLMDIIVPNLKRLRVYSYNFEGYWRNIKKSVKEYYDTNMDILNYEVRKELFYSGRKIYTKLKDFAPPKININAEVSNSFIADGCIINGIVKNSILSRGVIVKAGAVIENSIVLQDTIIEEGSHIKDIIIDKDVKIREGKTIESIKSNINIIEKGTVI
- the fusA gene encoding elongation factor G, with the translated sequence MGNLSSSQKRIIGVFGHHLCGKTTIMDALLKEYYGVDRIGQRYLDKDEIEKQKKSTFTNHIITINYQDIRTFFIDTPGSADFLGDINTAINAVDNVLLVINAASGIEVTTERVYKVAKEMNKPVIFFVNGLDKEGVKYGKVIEELKEKFEDGAKLVPFQIPIGEGENFKGLVNLLTKKSYIYEKDFSGKAKEIDGIEEEAKEYFEKYHSELIEDIVETNESLMEKYFEGGEESISAEELLQSLHNSLESDQIIPVLGGSALQNIGVDRILNAVKKFGMASNERTFEFEDGETIKPVEDAEMIGMVIKNDVDPFVGRISYIRILSGKMKSVSNLYVVDEEKIEKTAHIYLPGLEKNEEIEEASAGDIILIPKLKSCKIGYTLREKNEDKKVMIPEYPEPMISKSINPKSKNEIDKITSSLQKLSESDKTFTWEYDAETGETIVNGIGEVHLEVMLEKLKKNFGVDFEVGKPKIAYRETIKKPMKAEYKHKKQTGGHGQYGHVKLEIEPLERGTGYEFVDKIVGGVIPKNFIPSVDKGIKEALKNGVLAGFPVVDVKVTLYDGSYHAVDSSDIAFQIAARSAFKEAVKNASPVLLEPIMSVEVFVPNEYTGDVMGEVTAKRGRPMGMEAVGKGTDKINAEIPLAEMMDFSPRLNSLSSGKGYFNMKFSHYMEISPDIQNKIVEEFKVEE
- the yqeK gene encoding bis(5'-nucleosyl)-tetraphosphatase (symmetrical) YqeK — encoded protein: MNEIDFIKKEIEENLSERRLKHVYSVKDYIEKLSKIFSLDSKKCEIAALGHDIFREKNSKTLMEQAKKYKLNLKMYEINYPLLLHGKIAALYLKEKYELDEEIYQAIYYHTSGCINSNDITKALVISDSAEQTRDYKGVEELRKISEKSLDEAYNYVMKGKITYALKNRLLILDETIEYWNKHVLEVQI
- a CDS encoding cob(I)yrinic acid a,c-diamide adenosyltransferase gives rise to the protein MSISTKKGDKGQTSLWSGERVWKDDIRVESYGTIDELNSHIGESKHYVKSHEIKEILIDIQNDLFRVAGQLASKDKLYVKPIEESDVEKITQYVYKYETRLNLKGFVIPGNTIQSSKLDVCRTIARRAERRIISLSKVSQVPEQLNKYVNRLSDLLFIIARFEEHLEDKLEYKKW
- a CDS encoding ABC transporter permease codes for the protein MNKKERKLLFIIIKGFLKKSKKDYRFTLYSIAISVWGLIIITSIINGFDQTLIKSITDFYPHIITNYYEAKEFQEIEEKINFDITPAFIMNNGKIININILETDNLTPINKLLNTNESGNNIIGNTLMNNLNLKENKLKIYQIKGIIPIYKEITIDGVFKSGVSLFDSNYIIQKNKDIKKYTGYYIKEPKKALKIKEKYFENTNAMTWQESNESLMKTVQVDSYLAFIITFFIFLMTGFTTSNSITYSILNKKKEIGIFNSLGMKKKNIKKIFLYQSQIIALFGYLIGMIFGLITVIVLNFIKIPLPISIFYLEYLPININIKILIIAFIINVIITYIFSFISSKIILKIDTIEAIRNDD
- the ndk gene encoding nucleoside-diphosphate kinase, which translates into the protein MEYEREFVMIKPNSVRRGIIGEIITRLEKRELKITALKLKNITENEAEELYKEHEGKAFYEELIDFIKSGPVILMIVEGPRAIDMVRHIIGVADPLKSSPGSIRGEYGLTVGKNIVHASDSPVSAERELKIFFNEEEIIEYKLNTQKDL
- a CDS encoding LCP family protein yields the protein MTRKIAGIATLSLLIILIISIIFSLYTNFSIKTTLKYPLYFLAIGVDSEESGVSRTDTLILVSIDEKGKTLLTPIPRDLIIKINNEERKINSVYEHFGIERLFDEIENISGIRPQKYVIFNYSIFKEIGDIISPVKIFVEKDMFYQDYHQNLNINFKRGYNNLNGSELLSYVRFRHDEYGDIGRIERQKQALFAMLKTAQERGFFTLLELVKTVNEKTTNTFEIYEMLNLYGKLKSSNLTFMQLPIKLEGNYVLIDEHNIDEFKYKISKFKDPEENEKQLWLLFTKNYENNAYSFYTYIFNNWKEKGYQIKILDKKIDFQIENKVSYIFSKNNQKIEKIKEDLEKHYEKEFKIINNDEYYLELIKFFSDNLIDTTPYDALVIMNE